In Chryseobacterium gleum, a single genomic region encodes these proteins:
- a CDS encoding nucleoside triphosphate pyrophosphohydrolase family protein → MDKIDSLNQVAEFHTTFKAPILDTPQIPSPERCNLRVELLQEELNELKQAIADNNIVEIADALCDLQYVLSGAVLEFGLGNKFVELFNEVQRSNMSKACDNEEQAKETVEFYKEKEVESFYEKSGEKFNVYRQADHKVLKNKYYSPADLKSIIEK, encoded by the coding sequence ATGGATAAAATTGATAGTCTGAACCAAGTAGCAGAATTCCATACTACTTTCAAAGCCCCTATTTTAGATACCCCACAAATTCCTTCTCCGGAAAGATGCAATCTCAGAGTAGAACTTTTACAGGAAGAACTTAATGAGTTAAAACAGGCAATTGCTGATAACAATATTGTAGAAATTGCAGATGCACTTTGTGATTTACAGTATGTTTTAAGTGGTGCTGTGCTGGAATTCGGACTTGGCAACAAATTTGTAGAGCTATTCAACGAAGTTCAGCGTTCCAATATGTCGAAAGCATGTGATAATGAAGAGCAGGCAAAAGAAACAGTTGAATTTTACAAGGAAAAGGAAGTAGAATCTTTCTATGAAAAATCCGGAGAAAAATTTAATGTTTACAGACAGGCAGATCATAAAGTATTAAAAAACAAATACTACTCTCCTGCTGATTTAAAATCTATTATCGAAAAATAA